Proteins found in one bacterium genomic segment:
- the rbfA gene encoding 30S ribosome-binding factor RbfA, protein MKTRRQLKVESMLREEIENIIRRDVSDPRICFFTITYVHITGDLKNVRVGISFMGDEKEKENAFRGILSAQKFIQHKLGQRISLKFTPSIEFELDERKEIRIEQLLKEIKKENED, encoded by the coding sequence ATTAAAACAAGAAGACAGTTAAAAGTTGAAAGTATGTTAAGAGAAGAAATAGAAAATATTATAAGAAGAGATGTTTCAGACCCGAGAATCTGTTTTTTTACAATTACATATGTTCATATTACAGGCGACCTTAAAAATGTTAGAGTTGGTATAAGTTTCATGGGTGATGAAAAGGAAAAAGAAAATGCTTTTCGTGGTATTTTAAGTGCTCAAAAATTTATACAGCATAAACTTGGACAGAGAATATCCCTTAAATTTACACCAAGTATTGAATTTGAACTTGATGAAAGAAAAGAAATAAGGATTGAGCAACTTTTAAAAGAGATAAAGAAAGAAAATGAGGATTGA
- a CDS encoding helix-turn-helix domain-containing protein, with protein sequence MDLKSLSELIKKEREKKEIDYDRIYRDTKIVRKFIEYIEDGEWNKFPGNFYRKAVLKKYLDYLGIEGINLDELFEEKKETCEEEIIEPKRERKDERNKEKNEKKFYSDTKFYILIFLFLLFILLLLIGNLLFENLIK encoded by the coding sequence ATGGATTTGAAGAGTTTAAGTGAGTTAATAAAAAAAGAAAGAGAGAAAAAAGAGATTGATTACGATAGGATTTACAGAGATACCAAAATAGTTAGGAAGTTCATAGAATATATTGAAGATGGAGAATGGAATAAATTTCCGGGTAATTTTTACAGAAAAGCAGTTTTAAAAAAATATCTTGATTATCTGGGGATTGAAGGAATAAATCTGGACGAACTTTTTGAAGAAAAAAAAGAAACTTGTGAGGAAGAAATTATTGAACCGAAAAGAGAAAGGAAAGATGAAAGAAATAAAGAAAAAAATGAAAAAAAATTTTATTCTGATACGAAGTTTTATATTTTAATTTTTCTGTTTCTTCTTTTCATTTTACTTCTTCTTATAGGGAATTTACTTTTTGAAAATCTTATAAAATGA
- a CDS encoding MBL fold metallo-hydrolase: MIIEKIIVGDVFTNCYIVGCEEEKICGIIDPGDSGEKIKERIEELGLKPVMIINTHGHFDHIGANHLFNLSVYIHKDDFEFLKDPEKNLSSFFSVPYVSKNDNIITVEEKDVIKIGKLYFEVIHTPGHTPGSICLKIENILFTGDTIFADGIGRTDFPEGDEERLIKSIKEKILPLPDDFIIYPGHGKSAKLIEFKNLFFL; this comes from the coding sequence ATGATTATAGAAAAAATAATTGTTGGTGATGTTTTTACAAATTGCTATATTGTTGGGTGTGAGGAAGAAAAAATATGTGGAATTATAGACCCTGGAGATAGCGGAGAAAAAATAAAAGAAAGGATAGAAGAACTCGGTTTAAAACCTGTAATGATAATAAATACTCACGGACATTTTGATCATATAGGTGCAAATCATTTATTCAATCTTTCTGTTTACATCCATAAAGATGATTTTGAATTTTTAAAAGACCCTGAAAAAAATCTATCTTCATTTTTTTCCGTCCCTTATGTAAGTAAAAATGACAATATTATTACAGTTGAAGAAAAAGATGTGATAAAAATAGGGAAATTATATTTTGAGGTTATACACACACCAGGTCATACACCAGGAAGTATATGTCTTAAAATAGAAAATATTTTATTTACAGGAGATACAATTTTTGCTGATGGAATTGGAAGAACTGATTTTCCTGAAGGAGATGAAGAAAGATTGATAAAATCAATAAAAGAAAAAATTCTTCCATTACCGGATGATTTTATTATTTATCCGGGTCATGGTAAATCTGCAAAACTTATAGAGTTTAAAAATCTATTTTTTTTATGA
- a CDS encoding sugar phosphate isomerase/epimerase family protein — protein sequence MKTEPIIGISSLHFIWHSLEEAFERCAVEFGFKFIEFSYSDLLKEKDLLLMKEFKKKYNIETGLHIWDNIPEIGKEEAILKMKDYLNICSIAEISFLTAHLGKYSEREIGLNIVFEVLKNVISLYEKKNIKICIENHYIDELGNSPQEFLYFFEKINSPSLKFCFDYGHANLNGDIFEFIEKLYKFFGIVHVSDNNGDKDEHLHYGDGNIEWKEVLSLTLKKGFFGPYIIEFGGKNEKIEKFKSFENDLKEIAKNL from the coding sequence ATGAAAACAGAACCGATTATTGGAATAAGCAGTTTACATTTTATATGGCATAGTTTAGAAGAAGCATTTGAAAGATGTGCAGTTGAATTCGGTTTTAAATTTATAGAATTTTCTTACTCAGATTTATTAAAAGAAAAAGACCTTTTGCTTATGAAAGAATTTAAGAAAAAATATAATATAGAAACTGGATTACATATCTGGGATAATATACCTGAAATTGGTAAAGAAGAAGCAATTTTGAAGATGAAAGATTATTTAAATATCTGTTCAATTGCTGAAATCAGTTTTTTAACCGCTCACCTTGGAAAATATTCTGAAAGAGAAATTGGACTTAATATTGTTTTTGAGGTTCTAAAAAATGTAATCTCTTTATATGAGAAAAAAAATATTAAAATCTGTATTGAAAATCATTATATTGATGAACTTGGCAACAGCCCTCAAGAATTTCTTTACTTTTTTGAAAAAATAAATTCCCCTTCTTTAAAATTCTGTTTTGACTACGGACATGCAAACTTAAATGGAGATATTTTTGAATTTATAGAAAAACTTTATAAATTTTTTGGTATTGTTCATGTATCCGATAATAATGGAGATAAAGATGAACATTTACATTATGGAGATGGAAATATAGAATGGAAGGAAGTTTTATCTTTAACTTTGAAAAAAGGTTTTTTTGGTCCATATATAATTGAATTTGGTGGAAAAAATGAAAAGATAGAGAAATTTAAAAGTTTTGAAAATGATTTAAAAGAGATAGCAAAGAATTTATAG
- a CDS encoding metallophosphoesterase: MKLLLLSDLHYKSDGISKIPERNVKFGIEFLKRIQKNLKEDIDVVIIAGDLLDDGENPDSEKEYLEIKKIIDNFNAKKVIIAPGNHDKKIEEFFEIFGDYKYFVYDNFLFYVFYDRYYEGEIAIRSQEEIENFKKIVRENPDKKIIAVQHNIIFPKIESDYPFNLLDCEKIHKLYKENNVFLSISGHYHRGLDILNNEGVYYFTLPAVCEEPFKYFLVEISSELKIEEKQLKNKITATDFHCHTEFGYCAEDVSMEKVIERCKLFGVEKVYFTEHAGQLYLQPEDYWNFKFFYNPDILKKQRDEKKDRIKDYVEKFKSLNSNMAGIGLEVEIDKNGKISLLEEDRKFFEILVGAVHYLPDEWCTSKSETEKKFLWSVEKLIENKIDILAHPFRFFYRKNLEKPEYLYRDVVKMLKEGKVKAEINYHHNNPEYRFFRMCMEENVKIVFGSDSHNLIEVGDFSKHIEFLEKIKL, from the coding sequence ATGAAACTGCTACTTCTCAGTGATTTACATTATAAAAGTGATGGTATTTCAAAAATCCCTGAAAGAAATGTAAAATTCGGGATTGAGTTTTTAAAAAGAATACAGAAGAATTTAAAAGAAGATATTGATGTTGTTATAATTGCAGGAGACCTACTTGATGATGGTGAAAATCCTGATTCAGAAAAGGAATATTTAGAGATAAAAAAGATAATTGATAATTTTAATGCCAAAAAAGTTATTATTGCACCAGGAAATCATGATAAAAAAATTGAAGAATTTTTTGAAATTTTTGGTGATTATAAATATTTTGTTTATGATAACTTTTTATTCTATGTTTTTTACGACAGATATTATGAAGGAGAAATTGCAATTAGAAGTCAGGAAGAAATAGAGAATTTTAAAAAAATTGTAAGAGAAAATCCAGATAAAAAAATTATAGCAGTTCAGCACAATATTATCTTTCCAAAAATAGAAAGTGATTACCCTTTTAATTTACTTGACTGTGAAAAAATTCACAAACTTTATAAAGAAAATAATGTTTTTCTTTCAATAAGTGGACATTACCACAGGGGACTGGATATTCTTAATAATGAAGGAGTTTACTATTTTACCTTACCTGCTGTATGTGAAGAACCATTTAAGTATTTTTTGGTTGAAATTTCAAGTGAATTAAAAATTGAAGAAAAACAATTGAAGAATAAAATAACCGCTACTGACTTTCACTGTCATACTGAATTTGGATACTGCGCAGAAGATGTTAGTATGGAAAAAGTGATTGAAAGATGTAAGTTGTTTGGTGTGGAAAAAGTTTATTTTACAGAACATGCAGGACAACTTTATCTACAGCCGGAAGATTACTGGAATTTCAAATTTTTTTATAACCCTGATATTTTAAAAAAACAGAGAGATGAAAAAAAGGATAGGATTAAAGATTATGTAGAAAAATTTAAATCTCTGAATTCTAATATGGCTGGAATTGGACTTGAAGTTGAAATTGATAAAAATGGAAAAATATCATTACTTGAAGAGGACAGAAAATTTTTTGAAATACTTGTTGGAGCAGTTCATTATTTACCTGATGAGTGGTGTACAAGTAAAAGTGAAACAGAAAAAAAGTTCTTATGGTCTGTTGAAAAACTCATTGAAAATAAAATTGATATACTTGCTCATCCTTTCAGATTTTTTTACAGAAAAAATCTGGAAAAGCCAGAATATTTATACAGGGATGTTGTAAAAATGTTGAAAGAAGGAAAGGTAAAAGCAGAAATAAATTACCATCATAATAATCCGGAATATAGATTTTTCAGAATGTGTATGGAAGAAAATGTGAAAATTGTTTTTGGTTCAGATTCTCATAATTTAATTGAAGTTGGAGATTTTTCAAAACATATTGAATTTCTGGAAAAAATAAAACTATAA
- the rimO gene encoding 30S ribosomal protein S12 methylthiotransferase RimO, whose product MKIHLISLGCPKNLVDSEQLLAILGEEGFIITDSIDEADLVIINTCGFIREAVKESEENIKEIMRKNKELIIWGCLVQREKEKLLKFGKLKGIGGVGNPEEVLKIIKEKKEGIIRIKESFFTCRKEFPRLITTFPYAYIKISDGCNNFCSYCLIPKLRGPLRSRKIINILKEAENIEKLGFKEIILIAQDTTNYGEDLKDGSNLIKLLEELEKFNFEWIRVMYMHPGHIKDELIEKIGGSKKICKYFDIPMQHVSQKILEKMNRPIIDYKKLIDKIRSKVPSAAIRTNFIIGFPGETEEDFRKLLEFIEEVKIDRVGFFKYSREKGTVAYNFKEQIEEKIKEERMKILIEKQKDVSEKILRKYTGKVLKVLIEKKDNDFYTGRTEYDAPEIDGLVYIKGKNLKTGKFYNVKIKKTDSYDLYGEKIG is encoded by the coding sequence ATGAAAATCCATCTTATTTCTCTCGGATGTCCTAAAAATCTTGTTGATTCAGAACAGTTACTTGCAATTTTAGGAGAAGAAGGTTTTATAATAACTGATTCAATAGATGAAGCAGACCTTGTAATAATAAATACCTGCGGTTTTATAAGAGAAGCAGTAAAAGAATCAGAAGAAAACATAAAAGAAATTATGAGAAAAAATAAAGAACTGATTATCTGGGGATGTCTTGTTCAGAGAGAGAAAGAAAAATTACTTAAATTTGGAAAATTGAAAGGAATTGGGGGAGTTGGTAATCCTGAAGAAGTTTTAAAAATTATTAAGGAGAAAAAAGAAGGGATTATTAGAATAAAGGAAAGTTTTTTTACCTGCAGAAAAGAATTTCCCCGTCTTATAACAACTTTTCCTTATGCATACATAAAAATTTCTGATGGCTGTAATAATTTTTGCAGTTATTGTTTAATTCCTAAATTGAGAGGTCCTTTAAGAAGCAGAAAAATCATAAATATTTTAAAAGAGGCAGAAAATATTGAAAAACTCGGTTTCAAAGAAATTATACTAATTGCTCAGGATACAACAAATTATGGTGAAGATTTAAAAGATGGTTCAAATTTGATTAAATTACTTGAAGAACTTGAAAAATTCAATTTTGAATGGATAAGAGTTATGTATATGCATCCGGGACATATAAAAGATGAATTGATTGAAAAAATAGGAGGTAGTAAAAAAATATGTAAGTATTTTGATATACCGATGCAACATGTGTCTCAAAAAATTCTTGAAAAGATGAATAGACCGATTATTGACTATAAAAAATTAATTGATAAAATAAGAAGCAAAGTACCTTCTGCTGCAATAAGGACAAATTTTATTATAGGTTTTCCTGGCGAAACAGAAGAAGATTTCAGAAAACTTCTGGAATTTATTGAAGAAGTTAAAATTGATAGAGTTGGCTTTTTTAAGTACAGTAGAGAAAAAGGAACAGTTGCTTATAATTTTAAAGAACAAATAGAAGAAAAAATAAAAGAGGAAAGAATGAAAATCCTTATTGAAAAACAGAAAGATGTATCAGAAAAAATTTTAAGAAAATATACTGGAAAGGTTTTAAAGGTTCTTATAGAAAAAAAAGATAATGATTTTTATACTGGCAGGACTGAATATGATGCTCCTGAAATAGATGGTCTTGTATATATAAAAGGGAAAAATCTTAAAACAGGTAAGTTTTATAATGTTAAAATAAAAAAAACAGATTCATATGACCTTTATGGAGAAAAGATAGGATGA
- a CDS encoding DNA translocase FtsK yields the protein MKWKNLENWVKGILIFGFTFYLFFSFISFDPFDPTFKFCQIGFPINENIKNFGGKFGSYLTGLLFFLFGKSSYLIVIFMLFLGYNIIWGEKERLWKRITSITGLLLTLSVFLTVIRGSLGNFDGGLLGTVLTPVLKEYFGENGIFFILGLSGILFIGISYRMYTEPFKVVFNDYFFNEDKIPVPEKVSLPQKQKRKIFETKEKIEIPQPKEEKLEEKKTETEEEIKEEKEKKKIKKTSISRQKGVVYNLPPVDLLEIGNPTQKETKEDLEIYAQVIEETLSEFDIEGEVVQINQGPRVTMFEVQLAPGIQVQKIFKIQDNIAMNLKTTTIRVVAPLPNKSTVGIEVPNREISIVYLREIIESKEFQRSPSKLTLAIGKDIMGRPIVTDLKLMPHLLIAGATGSGKTVCINSLITSILYKASPDEVKFIMIDPKMVELTLYNDLPYLLCPVIVDIKKAVNALKWLIGEMTRRYKLFSEHKVRNIDVYNNIFKDNPLPYIVVVIDELADLMAVAKNEIEHSIIRLAQLSRAAGIHLILATQRPSVNVITGVIKANLPCRISFQVPSKFDSRTILDRIGAEKLLGRGDMLFLPPLSSSLIRIQGSFISDEEIEKVCEFIKKQRIPEYNMEILERKTQEEETPEILQTEYDDEEVLYEQAKRIVITTKIASISMLQRRLRIGFNKAARLIERMEEEGIVGPYQEGKPRKVIINMEENQQNSEDNGFEEFK from the coding sequence ATGAAATGGAAGAACTTAGAAAACTGGGTAAAAGGTATTTTAATATTCGGTTTTACTTTTTATTTGTTTTTTTCCTTTATATCTTTTGACCCTTTTGACCCTACATTTAAATTCTGTCAGATAGGTTTTCCAATAAATGAGAATATAAAAAATTTTGGTGGAAAATTCGGGTCATATCTAACAGGACTTCTATTCTTTTTATTTGGTAAAAGTTCATACCTGATTGTAATCTTTATGCTTTTCTTAGGATACAATATCATATGGGGAGAAAAAGAAAGATTATGGAAAAGAATAACAAGTATCACAGGTCTTCTTTTAACATTATCTGTATTTTTAACAGTAATCAGAGGTTCTCTGGGAAATTTTGATGGAGGACTTTTAGGAACTGTTTTAACGCCTGTTTTAAAAGAGTATTTTGGAGAAAATGGTATATTTTTTATTCTTGGACTTTCAGGGATTTTATTTATTGGTATAAGTTATAGAATGTATACTGAACCGTTTAAAGTAGTTTTCAATGATTATTTTTTTAATGAGGATAAAATTCCTGTTCCTGAAAAGGTAAGTTTACCACAGAAGCAAAAGAGAAAAATATTTGAAACAAAAGAAAAGATAGAAATTCCACAGCCAAAGGAAGAAAAGTTAGAAGAGAAAAAAACAGAGACAGAAGAAGAAATAAAGGAGGAAAAGGAAAAAAAGAAAATAAAGAAAACATCTATTTCACGACAAAAAGGTGTAGTTTATAATTTACCTCCTGTTGACCTTCTTGAAATAGGAAATCCCACACAAAAAGAAACAAAAGAGGACTTGGAAATATATGCTCAGGTGATAGAAGAAACACTTTCTGAATTTGATATAGAAGGAGAAGTTGTTCAAATAAATCAGGGACCCAGAGTTACAATGTTTGAAGTTCAACTTGCACCAGGTATTCAGGTTCAAAAGATTTTTAAAATTCAGGACAATATTGCTATGAATCTGAAAACAACAACTATAAGAGTTGTTGCACCTTTACCAAATAAATCAACAGTGGGAATTGAAGTTCCAAACAGAGAAATTTCTATCGTATATTTAAGAGAGATAATTGAAAGTAAAGAATTTCAACGTTCTCCTTCCAAATTAACACTTGCTATAGGAAAGGATATAATGGGTAGACCAATTGTTACAGATTTAAAATTGATGCCACATCTTTTAATTGCAGGAGCAACAGGTTCAGGCAAAACTGTTTGTATCAATTCTTTAATAACTTCAATTTTATATAAAGCAAGTCCTGATGAAGTTAAATTTATAATGATAGACCCTAAAATGGTTGAACTTACTCTTTACAATGACCTTCCTTATCTGCTTTGTCCTGTTATTGTTGATATTAAAAAGGCAGTTAATGCTTTAAAATGGTTAATCGGTGAAATGACAAGAAGGTATAAACTTTTTTCAGAACATAAAGTCAGGAATATTGATGTTTATAATAATATTTTTAAAGATAATCCATTGCCTTATATTGTAGTTGTCATTGATGAACTTGCTGATTTGATGGCGGTTGCAAAAAATGAGATAGAACACAGTATTATACGACTTGCACAACTTTCAAGAGCAGCAGGAATACATTTGATTTTAGCAACACAAAGACCATCAGTAAATGTTATAACAGGTGTGATTAAAGCCAATTTGCCATGTAGAATTTCTTTTCAGGTACCATCTAAATTTGATTCAAGAACAATCCTTGATAGAATTGGTGCTGAAAAGTTACTTGGTAGGGGAGATATGCTGTTTTTACCACCTTTAAGTTCAAGTTTGATAAGAATTCAAGGAAGTTTCATTTCAGATGAAGAAATAGAAAAAGTATGTGAATTCATAAAAAAACAGAGAATCCCTGAATATAATATGGAAATTCTTGAAAGGAAGACCCAGGAAGAAGAAACTCCTGAAATATTACAAACAGAATATGATGATGAAGAGGTTCTTTATGAACAGGCAAAAAGGATTGTGATTACGACTAAAATTGCTTCAATTTCAATGCTTCAGAGAAGATTGAGAATTGGTTTTAATAAGGCAGCAAGGTTGATTGAAAGGATGGAAGAAGAAGGAATTGTTGGACCGTATCAGGAAGGGAAGCCAAGGAAAGTAATAATAAATATGGAAGAGAATCAGCAAAATTCAGAAGACAATGGATTTGAAGAGTTTAAGTGA